From Microcoleus sp. FACHB-831, one genomic window encodes:
- a CDS encoding PleD family two-component system response regulator, protein MGKPTMKKILIIEDDEAFRSTLSDFLTLFDFQVIDAEDGLIGLKLATEHHPDLIICDVNMPGINGYEVLKELRSNPDTAKTPFLFLTSEADAEKRACALKLGANAYLNKSVQLNDLLMAIETEYN, encoded by the coding sequence ATGGGAAAACCCACCATGAAAAAAATTTTAATAATTGAAGATGACGAGGCTTTTCGCTCAACGCTTAGCGATTTTCTCACCTTATTCGATTTTCAGGTTATCGATGCTGAAGATGGTTTAATCGGCTTAAAACTTGCTACAGAACATCACCCAGATCTGATAATTTGTGATGTTAATATGCCTGGTATCAATGGATATGAAGTTTTAAAAGAATTACGCAGCAATCCGGATACAGCAAAGACCCCTTTCCTGTTTCTCACATCTGAAGCAGACGCCGAAAAAAGAGCTTGTGCATTAAAATTGGGCGCTAATGCTTATTTAAATAAATCAGTTCAATTAAATGATCTATTAATGGCAATTGAAACTGAATATAATTAA
- the rfaE1 gene encoding D-glycero-beta-D-manno-heptose-7-phosphate kinase encodes MALDATFADRLRTSADRLFQILDKCAQVRVLVVGDLTLDEFLTGQVERISREAPVLIIRHENTRQVPGGGANAVYNLAKLGAQVRCAGFVGKDDQGQALCRIFEEAGIDTGGILLDPDRPTVTKTRISGHARQSVTQQIVRVDRKSDELPDLELQLQLASYIRSQIDAVDAVVCSDYGDGVFTNPAIAAVLSHSHVIVDAQVGLERYRGATLFTPNLPEAEQAVGYAIATPQSLAKAGRDLLEMTQAEQILITRGDEGMSLFDRAGEQQHIPAFNRTDVFDVTGAGDTVVAALTLALCAGASFWEAAVLGNLAASIVVRQFGTATTSPDEMKAALLTLLEGE; translated from the coding sequence ATGGCTTTAGATGCAACATTTGCGGATCGGCTGCGAACTTCAGCCGATCGATTATTCCAAATCTTGGACAAATGCGCCCAGGTACGGGTGCTGGTGGTTGGCGATTTAACCCTGGATGAGTTTCTCACGGGTCAGGTGGAGCGGATTTCCAGGGAAGCTCCTGTTTTGATTATTCGCCACGAAAATACCCGGCAAGTGCCTGGGGGTGGCGCTAATGCTGTTTATAACTTGGCGAAGCTGGGAGCGCAGGTGCGGTGCGCGGGGTTTGTGGGTAAGGATGACCAAGGGCAAGCGCTGTGCCGCATTTTTGAAGAAGCTGGTATTGATACTGGCGGTATTTTGCTAGATCCAGACCGCCCAACGGTGACTAAAACCCGCATTTCTGGTCATGCGCGGCAGTCTGTAACTCAGCAGATTGTGCGGGTTGACCGTAAATCGGATGAGTTGCCAGACTTGGAGTTGCAGTTGCAGCTTGCCAGTTATATTCGGTCGCAGATTGATGCCGTCGATGCCGTTGTTTGCTCGGATTATGGCGATGGGGTGTTTACTAACCCTGCGATCGCTGCTGTCTTGTCTCACTCGCATGTAATTGTCGATGCCCAAGTTGGTCTAGAAAGATACCGAGGGGCGACGCTGTTTACTCCTAATTTGCCAGAAGCAGAGCAGGCGGTGGGTTATGCGATCGCTACTCCTCAATCGCTTGCTAAAGCTGGGCGCGATCTCTTGGAGATGACGCAGGCAGAGCAAATTTTGATTACGCGGGGTGATGAGGGAATGAGTTTGTTTGACCGCGCTGGAGAGCAACAGCATATTCCCGCTTTTAACCGTACCGATGTATTTGATGTTACTGGTGCAGGAGATACTGTAGTGGCGGCGCTGACGTTAGCTTTGTGTGCGGGGGCGTCGTTTTGGGAAGCGGCGGTGTTGGGCAATTTGGCTGCTAGTATTGTGGTGCGTCAATTTGGGACGGCGACGACAAGCCCTGATGAGATGAAGGCGGCTTTGTTGACGTTGTTGGAGGGAGAATAA
- the rfbB gene encoding dTDP-glucose 4,6-dehydratase — protein MRECRRLLVTGGAGFIGSNFVHYWCDRYPGDRVVVLDALTYAGNRDNLASLEGGENFRFVKGDICDRALVDSLLTEENIDTIAHFAAESHVDRSILGPAAFVQTNIVGTFTLLEAFRQHSQSKIDLLFLHVSTDEVYGSLSPNAPAFTEITPYSPNSPYSASKAGSDHLVRAYYHTYGLPTVITNCSNNYGAYQFPEKLIPLMCINILMGKDLPVYGDGQNVRDWLFVGDHCRALDMVIHQGKPGETYNIGGDNQVKNLDLVNMLCHLMDELAPDLPVRPSSKLITFVKDRPGHDSRYAIDASKIKNKLGWNQSVTIDRGLRQTVEWYLTHQNWWRSLLSEEYQAYYRQVYIS, from the coding sequence ATGAGAGAGTGTCGTCGGTTGTTGGTGACTGGTGGCGCGGGGTTTATTGGCTCAAATTTTGTGCATTATTGGTGCGATCGCTACCCAGGCGATCGCGTGGTAGTTTTGGATGCGCTTACTTATGCTGGTAATCGAGACAATTTAGCAAGTTTGGAGGGTGGAGAAAACTTTCGCTTTGTGAAAGGGGATATATGCGATCGCGCTTTAGTCGATAGTCTGCTAACAGAAGAAAACATCGACACAATTGCTCATTTTGCCGCTGAATCCCACGTTGACAGGTCTATTTTAGGCCCAGCAGCGTTTGTTCAAACTAATATTGTTGGCACTTTTACGCTGTTAGAAGCTTTCCGCCAGCACTCGCAATCCAAAATCGATTTGCTCTTTCTCCACGTTTCCACCGATGAAGTTTACGGCAGTCTCTCTCCTAACGCCCCAGCTTTCACAGAAATAACGCCTTATTCTCCTAATAGTCCCTATTCTGCCTCAAAAGCTGGAAGCGATCACTTAGTTCGGGCTTATTACCACACCTACGGCTTACCTACAGTTATCACAAATTGCTCTAACAATTACGGCGCTTATCAGTTTCCCGAAAAGCTAATCCCCCTGATGTGCATCAACATTTTAATGGGTAAAGATTTGCCTGTTTATGGAGATGGGCAAAACGTGCGCGATTGGCTTTTTGTGGGCGATCATTGTCGCGCCTTGGATATGGTAATTCATCAAGGTAAGCCGGGTGAAACTTATAATATTGGTGGTGATAATCAAGTCAAAAATCTCGATTTAGTTAATATGCTATGTCACTTAATGGATGAATTAGCGCCCGATTTGCCCGTGCGTCCTTCAAGTAAATTAATTACATTTGTCAAGGATCGCCCAGGGCACGATAGCCGCTATGCTATTGATGCTAGTAAAATTAAAAATAAGCTGGGGTGGAATCAGTCAGTGACGATTGATCGGGGATTGCGTCAGACAGTTGAATGGTATCTTACGCATCAAAATTGGTGGCGATCGCTGCTGTCAGAGGAGTATCAAGCTTATTACCGACAGGTTTATATTTCTTAG
- a CDS encoding DUF5895 domain-containing protein, with protein MKASANFDFDDEKYSAPPSQVLPWCQMINPRVSQTEMQSHGLAISLENANAVNFIPDDTWERVEHEFSDNEVKTLFITPTPRLVIVRRGPLSVKDRETGKKLGTFKEYEQAFLADKLKFKTFTRHLIFLVGKNRKFLHESPLQISLSGAASASFNKAYSNRTNGVAGGFIAELEKAYAQYRQQPLAPKGPLFHAHGIFCPIIEVEERGTGLNTALVSTTIDYGHPTADNLTKFMIASDSLESATISKIFEEYKDFGKEPVKPEMPKMELAGVSSSYDYPDEFEYGEPPY; from the coding sequence ATGAAAGCATCTGCGAATTTCGACTTCGACGACGAAAAATACAGCGCACCGCCATCTCAGGTACTCCCCTGGTGTCAGATGATCAATCCTCGCGTTAGCCAAACTGAGATGCAGTCGCACGGTTTGGCGATTTCGCTAGAAAATGCCAATGCGGTCAATTTCATTCCAGATGACACTTGGGAGCGGGTGGAGCATGAGTTTAGCGATAATGAAGTCAAAACGCTCTTTATCACGCCCACCCCGCGTTTAGTTATAGTACGTCGCGGGCCATTATCTGTTAAAGACCGCGAAACAGGCAAGAAACTAGGTACTTTTAAAGAATACGAACAAGCTTTCTTAGCAGACAAATTGAAGTTTAAAACCTTCACCCGTCACCTAATTTTCTTAGTGGGTAAAAACAGAAAATTTTTGCATGAATCGCCGCTGCAAATCTCGCTAAGCGGTGCAGCAAGCGCTAGTTTTAATAAAGCTTACTCCAATCGTACCAACGGCGTAGCTGGTGGATTTATAGCTGAACTAGAGAAAGCTTATGCCCAATATCGCCAGCAACCCCTGGCACCAAAAGGCCCTCTATTCCACGCTCACGGTATCTTTTGTCCTATTATTGAAGTCGAGGAAAGGGGCACTGGATTAAATACAGCTCTGGTATCTACCACGATCGACTACGGGCATCCGACAGCTGATAATTTGACAAAATTTATGATAGCTTCCGATTCGTTAGAGTCTGCTACCATATCCAAGATTTTTGAGGAATACAAGGACTTTGGTAAGGAACCAGTAAAACCAGAAATGCCTAAGATGGAATTGGCTGGCGTTTCTAGTTCTTACGACTACCCTGATGAATTTGAATATGGCGAACCTCCTTATTAA